In Pseudomonas flavescens, the sequence TCCATGTGTGAACCACGATGGTAGACGTTACGAGTGACCGGCAGCAGCTTGTCGTGAATGGCACGCGCAGCCGGGTAGTCGCGACGTTTACCGGCAGCGATCAGCTCGATCAGGGGCTCTGGAGTCAGACTACCGTAGCCAACCAGTGCGCCGTCCACGTCAAACATGGTGTGCAGCAGGTATTCGTCATGGCAGGTCAGGATTTGCAGCTCGGGAACTTCACGGCGGATGACCGGGATCTCGGTGTCCCAACGACGCATGTTACGAACACCGTTCTTCATGGCAAACACGCCAGGCTGCTGAGCAATTTCCAGTTGAGTTTCCAGGTCATAAGTGGCCTTGGTCACGTCTGGGTACTGGAACAGGATTAGTGGCATACCGCTTTCTTCATAGATCGCTTTATAACGGTGCTGAGCAGCACCTTTCTGGTAACCGAAACGCAGCCAGCCATGGGACGGATAAACCAGGCCAGCCGCCGCACCATTGGCGACGG encodes:
- a CDS encoding dihydrodipicolinate synthase family protein, producing the protein MSTKNTIDLKGLVPAPVTPFTRDGEVDYVAIQKLGAWLGSFEGVKGLVVLGHAGEGTFLTQAEQGRVIQAFKESVGGRLPIIAGITGEGTQVAAEEAKRAVANGAAAGLVYPSHGWLRFGYQKGAAQHRYKAIYEESGMPLILFQYPDVTKATYDLETQLEIAQQPGVFAMKNGVRNMRRWDTEIPVIRREVPELQILTCHDEYLLHTMFDVDGALVGYGSLTPEPLIELIAAGKRRDYPAARAIHDKLLPVTRNVYHRGSHMEGTVALKHGLVARGILDHATVRSPLLPLADGADKEIADALRSAGLI